Below is a genomic region from Demequina sp..
CAGCAGCGCGTGCGCGGTCACCTGCGTCAGCGCCTGTTCCACGCGCGCGCCCATCGCGACGGCGCCCACCACGCCAAGCGACCAGCCAACGAGCAGCCCCACCAATGCGACGACGCCCCACTCGGACGCCTGCGCCATCAGGCGCGAGGGCGCGCGCATTCCGAATGTGGCATAGATCGCCACGTGGGAGCGGCGGAACCACTGCAGCATCGCCCACAGCAGGCCCAGCAGCGCGGCGGTTGCCACCCACAGGTAGCGCAACTGGCGGTCCTCGTAGGCGTGGGTGTAGTCCACGGTGAAGTCGGACTCGAACAGGCGAGGGTTGGGGATCGCCGGCAGCCCGTTGTATGCCAGGTAGGAGGGGAGTGCCGCCTCCACGGCGCTGTGGTGGGCCGCGTCGGTGCGCACGTAGCACGTGTCTGCGGTGTCGGTCAGTTGGGAGGGCATGAGCATGGCGCCGTCGAACTCCTCTCCCATCACGGCCGAGTCGGCGACGCGCAACGTCAGGGGGTCGGACTCGCCGGCTGGCGCGGAGAACGACGCCCGCTGCGTCACGCGCACCACGTCGCCGTCGTGCGCGCCCGTGCGCTCCGCGAAGCCCAACGTGCCGATCACGATGCCGTTCGTTGCCGGAGCCACACCAAGGAACGTCGAGACCCCGGAGGACACCGCGTAGATGGACGCCCGCCCACCGGGGATGTACGACAGCGACCCGTTCGCATCTCCGCGCGTGAGCGCGAACGAGCCGTCGATCCCGTCAACCCTTGCCAGCCGGTCGCACACGTCCGCGGGCACGGGGTTCTGCATGCCGTCCTGCCGCGCGCCGGTCACCACGAACACGTAGCCGCCTGCGTCGATCCACGCCTTCTCGCCCTCTACCAGGCGCGTAACGCTCACCGCGTCCGCGGCGCCCGCGGCCACGGACCACGCCACGGCGACAGTCAGTAGCAGCGTTGTCCACCGCCCGGTGCGCGCGGTCGCGACGCCTTCGCGCGCGGCGAGCGACAGCGGCCACACCCGCCGCCGACTCATGCGCGCGCCCTTTCGTGGATCACGCCGTCTCTGAGCTCCAACACCAGATCGCAGCGCTCGGCCACCTCGGGGTCATGCGTGACGACCACCACGGTGCGCTCTCCATGCGAGCCGATCATCGCCTCCAGCACGGTCGCCGAGGTCTTCGCGTCGAGCTGCCCGGTGGGCTCGTCGGCGAGGATGATGGGCCGCCCACTCGCCAGCGCGCGGGCGATCGCCACGCGCTGCGCCTCGCCGCCGGAGAGGATTCGCGCGGGCTCGTCCTCTCGCCCAGCCAGCCCGACGCTGTGTAGGGCCTCCCGCGATCTCGCCGCAGCGTCGGGCCGGGAAGTCCCTGCTGAGTAGGCGCCGATCATCACGTTGTCCAGCGCGGTGCGGTCCGGGAGCAGGGAGACGGTCTGCAGCACCCACGAGGCGACGTCCTCGAGCGGCCGCTCGGTGGCGGAGTCGTCGATGGCGTGAATGGAGCCTGCCTGCATGGGCAGCAGGCGGCCCATGAGCGACAGCAGGGTGGTCTTGCCGGATCCCGACGGCCCGATGATCGCCGCGGACGTGCCGGGCGGGATGTCGAAGTCCACGCCGGCGAGCACCTGGTGATCCCCGTGAGGGTAGGTGTAGGCGACGCCGGTGGCGACTAGCCGCACGTGAGGTCCTGACGCACGTCGCGGGGGTTGATGAGCACCGCCTGACCCACGAGGGACTGGTCAAGGTCGACGGTGCCGAGCGTGCCGCCCGTCGGGGTGACGGCGACTGGCGCGCCGTCGACGCTGGGGAAGATGCAGGTGGCGCCGGTCTCGTCGCTGAAGACCGCGGAACTCGGGACAGTGCCCACCACCTGCGGGTCCACGAGGGCGACCGTGCCCACGCCCTCCGTGGTGGTGCCCATCGTCGCCGCGATCTCGGCCACAGCGTCGGGCTCCGTGACGGCACCCGAGCCGACCGTGTACGGAACCGTAACGCCGGAGACGGTAAGAGTGGTGTCGCCGCCAGTGGGCAGGTTGGGCGTCTCGGTGACCGCGATCGCCGCGAGTCCCGCGGTGGTCTTGAACAGTTCAGTGCCGGGGCTGACGGACTGGCCGAGGGTCACCGACAGCTCCGCGACCGTGACCGGTCCCTGCCCTACCCACACCAGGGACGCCAGAGACAGCGTGCCGTTGTCCTTGCCCCAGCCGTAGTGCTTGTTGAACGCCTTGATGGACTTCTCGGTGGCCGGGCCCGCGTCGCCGTCGACGGTGCCCGAGTAGAAGCCCAGCTCCTTGAGCAGCTGCTGCGCGGTCTTCACGTCCGAGCCCTTGAGCCCACGGTAAATGTCCTGGAACAGCGGCGCCTTGCTCGCGTAAGCCACGAGCTTCGCGTTGTTCACAGCACCGACGA
It encodes:
- a CDS encoding ATP-binding cassette domain-containing protein — its product is MRLVATGVAYTYPHGDHQVLAGVDFDIPPGTSAAIIGPSGSGKTTLLSLMGRLLPMQAGSIHAIDDSATERPLEDVASWVLQTVSLLPDRTALDNVMIGAYSAGTSRPDAAARSREALHSVGLAGREDEPARILSGGEAQRVAIARALASGRPIILADEPTGQLDAKTSATVLEAMIGSHGERTVVVVTHDPEVAERCDLVLELRDGVIHERARA
- a CDS encoding peptidoglycan-binding protein produces the protein MPSKTRSGGLAIAVALALIAPLAAGIALVIAKSGESPLESASEVAPLVGAVERAERYQEATVAITVEFATALAPATNASGTLTALKIEPTSDVKTGTVVGAVNNAKLVAYASKAPLFQDIYRGLKGSDVKTAQQLLKELGFYSGTVDGDAGPATEKSIKAFNKHYGWGKDNGTLSLASLVWVGQGPVTVAELSVTLGQSVSPGTELFKTTAGLAAIAVTETPNLPTGGDTTLTVSGVTVPYTVGSGAVTEPDAVAEIAATMGTTTEGVGTVALVDPQVVGTVPSSAVFSDETGATCIFPSVDGAPVAVTPTGGTLGTVDLDQSLVGQAVLINPRDVRQDLTCG